Proteins from a single region of Desulfovibrio sp. X2:
- a CDS encoding methyl-accepting chemotaxis protein, with amino-acid sequence MQFKSIKLKIAVLSGLCLLVTAAALVVYAVSATRATQGYVTAHVADLVDKTTKESLLAIAGKQAGFIQSELQVNLDTARTLADTFGVLKKEWDATTDHGSANIADTLNDILLSVLEDNPKFLGTYSAWAPNALDGMDTDHMGDTTHGFDASGRFVPYWNRDEHGKIARQPLVEYESQEKHENGVRKGGWYLGPKETGKESVLDPFPYIVQGKKDWLTTLSVPITVNGRFLGVAGTDLRLNFLQDLSQEVAKSLYGGKAEVVVLSNMGLVVADSSKPERIGGPMSKVIPDGWESALKVVQSGTDMVDLGKTSDMVRVISPIQLGRTGKPWAVLIQVPPAVVMADAHALESALRDRARSNAAWQVGVGLGVALLAIAMIWFFAGGLARPIRKAAAYAQSVAKGDFSHKLDVRQADEIGTLADALRSMVGNLQQMIREAESKSREAAEEAAKAKEATAEAEEAKQQAQRARREGMLGAAGKLADVVERLTSASSQLSVQIEQSNKGAVEQKARAEETATAMNEMNATVLEVASNASQAAEGSDKAKLKAQEGAQIVRKVVAAIGEVQTQAAQLKENMAVLGRQAEGIGRIMDVISDIADQTNLLALNAAIEAARAGDAGRGFAVVADEVRKLAEKTMTATNEVGGAIRDIQSGARSNVASVDSAAKAIDQATELAGKSGEELGAIVSIVDVSADQVRSIATASEEQSAASEEINQSITEVNRISIETADAMQQSSRAVVELADQAQVLRNLIEEMQSEDGGQG; translated from the coding sequence ATGCAATTCAAATCCATCAAACTGAAGATCGCCGTCCTGTCCGGGCTCTGCCTGCTGGTCACGGCCGCGGCGCTGGTCGTCTACGCCGTGAGCGCGACCAGGGCCACGCAGGGCTACGTGACGGCGCACGTGGCCGACCTCGTGGACAAGACCACCAAGGAGAGTCTCCTGGCCATCGCGGGCAAGCAGGCCGGGTTCATCCAGAGCGAGCTGCAGGTGAACCTGGACACCGCGCGCACCCTGGCGGACACCTTCGGCGTCCTGAAGAAGGAATGGGACGCGACCACGGACCACGGCTCCGCGAACATCGCCGACACCCTGAACGACATCCTGCTCAGCGTGCTCGAGGACAACCCCAAGTTCCTGGGCACCTACTCCGCCTGGGCGCCCAACGCCCTGGACGGAATGGACACGGACCACATGGGCGACACGACGCACGGCTTCGACGCGAGCGGCCGCTTCGTGCCCTACTGGAACCGCGACGAGCACGGCAAGATCGCCCGGCAGCCCCTGGTGGAGTACGAGAGCCAGGAGAAGCACGAGAACGGCGTGCGCAAGGGCGGCTGGTACCTGGGCCCCAAGGAGACCGGCAAGGAGAGCGTGCTCGACCCCTTCCCCTACATCGTGCAGGGCAAGAAGGACTGGCTGACCACCCTGTCCGTGCCCATCACGGTCAACGGCAGGTTCCTCGGCGTGGCGGGCACGGACCTGCGCCTCAACTTCCTCCAGGACCTGAGCCAGGAGGTCGCCAAGTCGCTCTACGGCGGCAAGGCCGAGGTCGTGGTGCTCAGCAACATGGGCCTCGTGGTGGCGGACAGCTCCAAGCCCGAGCGCATCGGCGGCCCCATGAGCAAGGTCATCCCCGACGGATGGGAGAGCGCCCTCAAGGTCGTGCAGTCCGGCACGGACATGGTGGACCTGGGCAAGACCTCGGACATGGTCCGGGTCATCTCGCCCATCCAGCTCGGCCGGACCGGCAAGCCCTGGGCCGTGCTCATCCAGGTCCCGCCCGCCGTGGTCATGGCCGACGCGCACGCGCTCGAAAGCGCCCTGCGCGATCGCGCCCGCAGCAACGCGGCCTGGCAGGTCGGCGTGGGGCTCGGCGTGGCGCTCCTGGCCATCGCCATGATCTGGTTCTTCGCCGGGGGGCTCGCCCGTCCCATCAGAAAGGCCGCGGCCTACGCGCAGAGCGTGGCCAAGGGCGACTTCAGCCATAAGCTCGACGTGCGGCAGGCCGACGAGATCGGCACCCTGGCCGACGCCTTGCGCTCCATGGTCGGCAACCTGCAGCAGATGATCCGCGAGGCCGAGAGCAAGAGCCGCGAGGCCGCCGAAGAGGCCGCCAAGGCCAAGGAGGCCACGGCCGAGGCGGAAGAGGCCAAGCAGCAGGCCCAGCGGGCCAGGCGCGAGGGTATGCTGGGCGCCGCGGGGAAGCTCGCGGACGTGGTCGAGCGGCTGACCTCGGCCTCCTCACAGCTCTCGGTGCAGATCGAGCAGTCCAACAAGGGCGCGGTGGAGCAGAAGGCCCGGGCCGAGGAGACGGCCACGGCCATGAACGAGATGAACGCCACGGTGCTCGAGGTGGCGAGCAACGCCTCCCAGGCCGCGGAAGGCTCGGACAAGGCCAAGCTGAAGGCCCAGGAAGGCGCCCAGATCGTCCGCAAGGTGGTCGCGGCCATCGGCGAGGTGCAGACCCAGGCGGCGCAGCTCAAGGAGAACATGGCGGTCCTGGGCCGGCAGGCCGAAGGCATCGGCCGGATCATGGACGTCATCTCGGACATCGCCGACCAGACGAACCTCCTGGCGCTGAACGCGGCCATCGAGGCCGCGCGGGCGGGCGACGCGGGCCGGGGCTTCGCGGTCGTGGCCGACGAGGTGCGCAAGCTCGCGGAGAAGACCATGACCGCCACCAACGAGGTCGGCGGCGCCATCCGCGACATCCAGAGCGGCGCACGCTCCAACGTCGCCAGCGTGGACAGCGCGGCCAAGGCCATCGACCAGGCCACGGAGCTGGCGGGCAAATCCGGCGAGGAGCTCGGCGCCATCGTGTCCATCGTGGACGTCTCCGCCGACCAGGTGCGTTCCATCGCCACGGCCTCGGAGGAGCAGTCCGCGGCCAGCGAGGAGATCAACCAGTCCATCACCGAGGTGAACCGCATCTCCATCGAAACCGCGGACGCCATGCAGCAGTCCTCCCGGGCCGTGGTCGAACTCGCGGACCAGGCGCAGGTGCTGCGCAACCTGATCGAGGAGATGCAGTCCGAGGACGGCGGCCAGGGCTGA
- a CDS encoding acyltransferase family protein, with protein MPASSAPQKRLVSLDALRGLTILGMIMANNPGNYEFAYPPLTHAPWHGLHLADFVFPFFLFIVGASIAVSVRKNASPEDNAATVAHVLKRAAVLFVLGLVLNGFPDYDLATIRIPGVLQRIAVVYAAAALLHLSLKRRKILWIIAATLLGYWLVMALVPVPGVGHASLDKGTNLAAWLDRLLMRGHLWDYDAGWDPEGLLSTLPAVCIALIGLFPGLWAKGEIKCSAPRMFLWGVGLVLLGSAWNAWFPINKSLCTSSFVLVACGAGLMLLTLFRQVMDVHGLTAWARPLVVCGRNPLAIYCLSTLTEKGLHAVKLTDGPGTQIDLHYYLYRGGYSSWLPPHAASLAWACSACLLWLGVAWILNARKIFIKL; from the coding sequence ATGCCCGCAAGCAGCGCGCCGCAGAAGCGCCTCGTGTCCCTCGACGCCCTGCGCGGCCTGACCATCCTCGGGATGATCATGGCCAACAACCCGGGCAACTACGAGTTCGCCTATCCCCCGCTGACCCACGCCCCCTGGCACGGCCTGCATCTGGCCGACTTCGTCTTCCCCTTCTTCCTCTTCATCGTCGGCGCCAGCATCGCGGTCTCCGTGCGCAAAAACGCCTCGCCCGAGGACAATGCCGCGACCGTGGCGCACGTCCTCAAACGGGCGGCCGTCCTCTTCGTCCTCGGCCTCGTGCTGAACGGCTTCCCGGACTACGACCTCGCGACCATCCGCATCCCCGGCGTGCTGCAGCGCATCGCCGTGGTCTACGCGGCCGCGGCCCTCCTCCACCTCTCCCTCAAACGCAGGAAGATCCTCTGGATCATAGCGGCCACGCTCCTCGGCTACTGGCTGGTCATGGCCCTCGTCCCCGTGCCCGGGGTCGGCCACGCGAGCCTGGACAAGGGGACCAACCTGGCGGCCTGGCTCGACCGCCTGCTCATGCGCGGCCACCTCTGGGACTACGACGCGGGCTGGGACCCGGAGGGCCTCCTGAGCACCCTGCCCGCCGTCTGCATCGCCCTCATCGGGCTCTTCCCCGGACTCTGGGCCAAGGGCGAAATCAAGTGCTCCGCGCCGCGCATGTTCCTCTGGGGCGTGGGCCTCGTGCTCCTCGGCTCGGCCTGGAACGCCTGGTTCCCCATCAACAAGAGCCTGTGCACCAGCTCCTTCGTGCTCGTGGCCTGCGGCGCGGGGCTCATGCTCCTCACGCTCTTCCGCCAGGTCATGGACGTGCACGGCCTCACGGCCTGGGCGCGCCCCCTGGTCGTCTGCGGCAGGAACCCGCTGGCCATCTACTGCCTCTCCACCCTCACGGAGAAGGGGCTGCACGCCGTGAAGCTCACGGACGGCCCTGGCACGCAGATCGACCTGCACTACTACCTCTACCGCGGCGGCTACTCCTCCTGGCTGCCGCCGCACGCCGCCTCCCTTGCCTGGGCTTGCAGCGCCTGCCTCCTGTGGCTCGGCGTGGCCTGGATCCTGAACGCGCGCAAGATATTCATCAAGCTCTAG
- a CDS encoding SAM-dependent methyltransferase translates to MPIKTGKLARLTGITMRTLHHYDHIGLLTPSERTASGFRLYGQDDVRRLHAIQALKQIGCSLAEVRAVLDDPAISFPDIVDRQLHDLDERIERAQDLRARLARLKDRIARGGSANARDCLEVLEMMALYEKHLSRDEVAALRRNREAAGPDAGPAWRRLLDAAAAAMRRGVAPGDEEARRLAGEWLVLLRAATGGDLALAAGLRTVHERETRAREISGVTPELIDWLSRAAAALRDGRDADESAETPPADIPAAPVPVAPVPVAPVPTGLPEPKPSAMRVAVLRAAHQLLDTPRIFDDPLALTVLGEAEEAALRQGVERYTQSPYPSLRASVVARSRLAEDEWDAARRRGVRQCVVLGAGLDTFACRHREDAGCRIFEVDLAETQAWKRRLLRRSGIAEPENAVYVPLDLEASPGSGALAEALARGGFERGAPAFFSWLGVTMYIGQAAIMDTLGFVASCAPGGGVVFDYAVAPQHLGSRERTGREMVERWAASHGEPWKTDFVPDELTAALTGLGFSRVENLAPAELNARAFAAHGSSLHKSGVTRLVCARL, encoded by the coding sequence ATGCCCATCAAGACAGGCAAGCTCGCGCGGCTCACCGGCATCACCATGCGCACGCTGCACCACTACGACCACATCGGCCTGCTCACGCCCTCCGAGCGCACGGCGAGCGGATTTCGGCTCTACGGGCAGGACGACGTGCGGCGGCTGCACGCCATCCAGGCGCTGAAGCAGATCGGCTGCTCCCTGGCCGAGGTCCGCGCCGTGCTGGACGACCCCGCCATCTCCTTCCCGGACATCGTGGACCGGCAGCTGCACGACCTCGACGAGCGGATCGAGCGCGCCCAGGACCTGCGGGCGCGGCTCGCGAGGCTCAAGGACCGCATCGCGCGCGGCGGTAGCGCGAACGCGCGGGACTGCCTGGAGGTGCTTGAGATGATGGCGCTCTACGAGAAGCATCTCAGCCGGGACGAGGTCGCCGCGCTGCGCAGGAACCGGGAGGCGGCCGGGCCGGATGCCGGGCCTGCCTGGCGGCGGCTGCTCGACGCGGCGGCCGCGGCAATGCGGCGCGGCGTCGCCCCCGGGGACGAGGAGGCGCGGAGGCTGGCCGGGGAATGGCTGGTCCTGCTGCGCGCCGCCACCGGCGGCGATCTCGCCCTGGCCGCGGGGCTTCGGACCGTGCACGAGCGCGAGACGCGTGCGCGGGAGATAAGCGGCGTGACGCCCGAGCTGATCGACTGGCTCTCGCGCGCCGCGGCCGCGCTGCGCGACGGCAGGGACGCGGACGAAAGCGCGGAGACCCCGCCCGCGGATATTCCGGCCGCGCCGGTCCCGGTTGCGCCGGTCCCGGTCGCGCCGGTCCCGACGGGCCTGCCCGAGCCCAAGCCGAGCGCCATGCGCGTGGCCGTGCTGCGCGCCGCGCACCAGCTCCTGGACACGCCCCGAATCTTCGATGACCCCCTGGCCCTGACCGTGCTCGGCGAGGCAGAAGAGGCCGCCCTGCGCCAGGGGGTGGAGCGCTACACCCAGTCCCCGTACCCGAGCCTTCGGGCCTCCGTGGTCGCGCGCTCCAGGCTCGCCGAGGACGAGTGGGACGCGGCGCGGCGGCGCGGCGTGCGCCAGTGCGTGGTCCTGGGCGCCGGGCTCGACACCTTCGCCTGCCGCCACCGCGAGGACGCGGGCTGCCGGATCTTCGAGGTCGACCTCGCGGAGACGCAGGCCTGGAAGCGGCGTCTCCTGCGCCGGTCCGGCATCGCGGAGCCCGAGAACGCCGTCTACGTGCCCCTCGACCTCGAGGCCTCCCCCGGCTCCGGCGCCCTGGCCGAGGCCCTCGCGCGCGGCGGCTTCGAGCGCGGCGCTCCGGCCTTCTTCTCTTGGCTCGGCGTGACCATGTACATCGGGCAGGCCGCGATCATGGACACGCTCGGCTTCGTCGCCTCCTGCGCCCCGGGCGGCGGCGTGGTCTTCGACTACGCCGTGGCGCCGCAGCACCTCGGTTCCCGCGAGCGCACGGGCCGCGAGATGGTCGAGCGATGGGCAGCCTCGCACGGCGAGCCCTGGAAGACGGACTTCGTTCCGGACGAGCTCACGGCGGCCCTCACCGGCCTCGGCTTCTCCCGGGTCGAGAACCTCGCGCCAGCCGAGCTGAACGCGCGCGCCTTCGCCGCCCACGGCAGCAGCCTGCACAAGAGCGGCGTCACTCGCCTGGTCTGCGCCAGGCTCTGA
- a CDS encoding methyl-accepting chemotaxis protein yields MHARSIRTVLGLLFFILILAGTAITTYHVDESSYSYAVETQTQNMERMSSTLASVFASFTRDALADARFMAENPSALQLLEGGDKASAEQTADQLFTLNPLIETIALFDDKGRSDFLRMPGGKSAGALDLSDRDYVKAALAGKEFVPSLPIKSRLTGKPVCTYAWPVRANGRVVGGALVAVSIDGLLKTYIDDVRIGQTGYPYIVNAAGTIVLHPQKSLISKNLSDMDFIRKSVSSPSGTQEYVWDGARKIQAWHNIPGTDWTVVTTAYKDELALSAKKQRTWLIAAGAVEAVLLLAALLFLLDRLVLVPVRHLATYVDKLAEGDFKARLTGTYKYEFAHLSAGIGRMVEVLKNRLGFSQGILEGLSLPVVVSDAEGRLLYVNQHVIDLLEIGGTPKDYADMTAAEFFYGDPSRATITQKACTSRKPILGLMADVATRTNKTLKCKIDATPVYDLDGRVIAGIALVTDLTELMAQKATIEAHRDRIHCVALKIEDVSKELASHSGTLESHIATTASSAESQQTRITETAAAIGQMTSTILEVASSASGASKTSENTRGKAIEGSEMVARIVEGIKEVRQQSEELRRDMASLGEQAEGIGKVLDVISDIADQTNLLALNAAIEAARAGDAGRGFAVVADEVRKLAEKTMHATREVAEAIHSIQEGTQRNIVGAGRVAGTVEQATEMADLSGASLREILALADNASDQVRAIAAASEEQSAASEEISRSIDEVNVIAGETSQAMREATRAMRELAEQSRILRGLIDEMELSQNPTECAPEPSMA; encoded by the coding sequence ATGCACGCACGCAGCATACGGACCGTCCTCGGCCTCCTGTTCTTCATCCTCATACTCGCGGGAACGGCGATAACGACGTACCACGTCGACGAATCTTCCTATTCGTATGCCGTCGAGACGCAGACGCAGAACATGGAGCGGATGTCTTCGACGCTTGCCAGCGTCTTCGCATCGTTCACCCGCGATGCGCTCGCGGACGCCCGCTTCATGGCCGAGAATCCCTCCGCGCTGCAGCTCCTTGAGGGCGGCGACAAGGCGTCGGCCGAGCAGACGGCCGACCAGCTGTTCACGCTGAATCCGCTGATAGAGACGATCGCCCTGTTCGACGACAAGGGCAGGTCCGATTTCCTGCGGATGCCGGGCGGCAAGAGCGCAGGGGCGCTCGATCTTTCCGACCGCGACTACGTCAAGGCGGCCCTTGCGGGCAAGGAATTCGTCCCGTCCCTGCCCATCAAGAGCCGCCTGACCGGCAAGCCGGTCTGCACCTACGCCTGGCCGGTGCGCGCGAACGGCAGGGTCGTGGGCGGCGCGCTCGTCGCGGTGAGCATCGACGGTCTCCTGAAGACGTACATCGACGACGTCAGGATCGGGCAGACCGGCTACCCCTACATCGTCAACGCCGCGGGCACGATCGTCCTGCATCCCCAGAAGAGCCTGATCAGCAAGAATCTTTCGGACATGGACTTCATCCGCAAGTCCGTCTCGAGCCCCTCCGGCACCCAGGAGTACGTCTGGGACGGCGCCCGGAAGATACAGGCGTGGCACAACATTCCCGGCACCGACTGGACCGTCGTGACCACTGCCTACAAGGACGAACTCGCCCTCTCGGCCAAGAAGCAGCGGACATGGCTCATCGCCGCGGGCGCCGTCGAGGCCGTCCTGCTGCTCGCCGCGCTGCTCTTCCTGCTCGACCGCCTGGTCCTCGTGCCCGTGCGCCATCTCGCGACCTACGTGGACAAGCTGGCCGAGGGCGACTTCAAGGCCCGGCTCACCGGCACCTACAAGTACGAGTTCGCCCACCTCTCCGCGGGCATAGGCAGGATGGTGGAGGTGCTGAAGAACAGGCTCGGCTTCTCGCAGGGCATCCTGGAGGGGCTCTCCCTGCCGGTCGTGGTCTCGGACGCCGAGGGCAGGCTGCTCTACGTCAATCAGCACGTCATCGACCTTTTGGAGATCGGCGGCACGCCCAAGGACTACGCGGACATGACCGCGGCCGAGTTCTTCTACGGAGACCCGAGCCGCGCCACGATCACGCAGAAGGCGTGCACGAGCCGCAAGCCCATCCTCGGGCTCATGGCCGACGTGGCCACGCGCACGAACAAGACCCTCAAGTGCAAGATCGACGCGACCCCGGTCTACGACCTCGACGGCCGCGTCATCGCGGGCATCGCCCTGGTCACGGACCTGACCGAGCTCATGGCCCAGAAGGCGACAATCGAGGCCCACAGGGACAGGATCCACTGCGTCGCACTGAAGATCGAGGACGTGTCCAAGGAGCTCGCCTCCCATTCCGGAACGCTCGAATCGCACATAGCGACCACGGCCTCCTCGGCCGAGTCGCAGCAGACGCGGATAACCGAGACCGCGGCGGCCATCGGGCAGATGACCAGCACCATCCTCGAGGTGGCCAGCAGCGCGAGCGGCGCCTCCAAGACCTCGGAGAACACGCGCGGCAAGGCGATAGAGGGCTCGGAGATGGTGGCCAGGATCGTCGAGGGCATCAAGGAGGTGCGCCAGCAGTCCGAGGAACTCCGCCGCGACATGGCGTCGCTCGGGGAACAGGCCGAGGGCATCGGCAAGGTGCTCGACGTCATCAGCGACATCGCCGACCAGACGAACCTCCTGGCGCTCAACGCGGCCATCGAGGCCGCACGCGCGGGCGACGCGGGCCGGGGCTTCGCCGTGGTGGCCGACGAGGTCAGGAAGCTCGCGGAAAAGACCATGCACGCCACGCGCGAGGTGGCGGAGGCCATCCACAGCATACAGGAAGGCACGCAGCGGAACATCGTGGGCGCCGGGCGGGTGGCGGGCACGGTGGAGCAGGCCACGGAGATGGCCGATCTCTCGGGCGCCTCCCTGCGGGAGATCCTCGCCCTGGCGGACAACGCCTCGGACCAGGTCCGCGCCATCGCCGCGGCCTCGGAGGAGCAGTCCGCCGCGAGCGAGGAGATCAGCCGCTCCATCGACGAGGTCAACGTCATCGCGGGCGAGACGAGCCAGGCCATGCGCGAGGCCACCCGGGCCATGCGCGAGCTCGCCGAGCAGTCGCGCATCCTGCGCGGCCTGATCGACGAGATGGAGCTCAGCCAGAACCCGACGGAGTGCGCGCCCGAGCCGTCGATGGCCTGA
- a CDS encoding TetR/AcrR family transcriptional regulator, with product MSGAGKGDARARLFMAAVRVFAARGYKGATVREICAEAGANLNAVVYYFGGKAKLYQAVLEVLFTEGRRQMEERLAEAAGMTAEERLRLLLEVTCRLLFAGGELSRAFVRIYAQELINPSPFLGGMIERHSRTQVKDALGMVTEVVGPGIPHNVLVDCLMSLLGPAVYQSFIWPVMRPVFPDHPAMEEYWPRLADHLYRFSMAGLAAVREAAEEARHGERNEPR from the coding sequence ATGTCGGGAGCAGGCAAGGGCGACGCCAGGGCGCGGCTGTTCATGGCCGCGGTACGGGTCTTCGCGGCCAGGGGGTACAAGGGGGCCACGGTCCGGGAGATCTGCGCCGAGGCCGGGGCCAACCTCAACGCCGTGGTCTACTATTTCGGCGGCAAGGCCAAGCTGTACCAGGCCGTGCTCGAGGTGCTCTTCACCGAGGGACGGCGGCAGATGGAGGAACGGCTGGCCGAGGCCGCGGGCATGACGGCCGAGGAACGGCTGCGGCTCCTGCTCGAGGTCACCTGCCGCCTGCTCTTCGCAGGCGGGGAGCTGAGCCGGGCCTTCGTGCGCATCTACGCCCAGGAATTGATCAACCCGTCGCCCTTCCTCGGCGGCATGATCGAGCGCCACAGCCGGACGCAGGTGAAGGACGCCCTCGGCATGGTCACCGAGGTCGTGGGCCCCGGCATCCCGCACAACGTGCTGGTCGACTGCCTGATGAGCCTCCTCGGTCCGGCGGTCTACCAGTCCTTCATCTGGCCGGTCATGCGGCCCGTGTTCCCGGACCATCCCGCCATGGAGGAATACTGGCCCAGGCTGGCCGATCACCTGTACCGCTTCAGCATGGCCGGGCTGGCTGCCGTGCGGGAAGCAGCCGAGGAGGCGCGTCATGGCGAGAGGAACGAGCCCCGCTGA
- a CDS encoding acyltransferase family protein: MARGTSPAERIRFLDNLRTFCVLAVVALHACMAYASLVPWWYVTDRARSDVLNLVLLVADGFTMPTLFFIAGYFALASLRRHGCRGFLAGKLRRLGIPLVALTFLYCPVISYVAYLGQGGTRGYLGYWAGLLPLAADWRFRLFAPFERLPVWRGLLCPYHLWFLALLLVFCLLLAAAGAVLGRRVMEEGDTVPGRPGFGVFLALALAVGLVEAFAQTRTPDISWASLGPLLVFQPARLPLYVGIFGLGAYARQRRWFTVFGIPGPAWCWGLLSAVGFAAMIASGMANLAPGEKFLLVPAAHGLARTFFALAFLGLLAVVARRRWNGSGAISASLAAASYDTYLIHLPLVVVLQYLLAGAALPGLAKFGLVLAGSVPACLGASALLERRRMVWAPAGVLAVFGTCLLAWG; this comes from the coding sequence ATGGCGAGAGGAACGAGCCCCGCTGAGCGCATCCGCTTCCTGGACAATCTGCGGACGTTCTGCGTGCTGGCCGTTGTGGCGCTGCACGCCTGCATGGCCTACGCCTCGCTGGTGCCCTGGTGGTACGTCACGGACCGGGCGAGGAGCGACGTCCTGAACCTCGTGCTCCTCGTGGCGGACGGGTTCACCATGCCCACGCTCTTCTTCATCGCGGGCTATTTCGCTCTCGCCTCCCTGCGGCGGCACGGCTGCCGGGGATTCCTGGCGGGCAAGCTGCGGAGGCTCGGCATCCCCCTCGTGGCGCTCACCTTCCTCTACTGCCCCGTCATCTCCTACGTGGCCTACCTCGGCCAGGGCGGCACGCGGGGCTACCTCGGCTACTGGGCGGGGCTCCTGCCCCTGGCCGCGGACTGGCGCTTCCGCCTCTTCGCCCCGTTCGAGCGCCTGCCGGTCTGGCGCGGCCTGCTCTGCCCCTACCACCTGTGGTTTCTCGCCCTGCTCCTGGTCTTCTGCCTCCTGCTGGCCGCGGCCGGGGCCGTGCTCGGCCGCCGGGTGATGGAGGAAGGGGATACCGTCCCCGGCAGACCCGGGTTCGGCGTCTTCCTCGCCCTGGCCCTGGCGGTGGGGCTGGTCGAGGCTTTTGCCCAGACGCGGACGCCGGACATCTCCTGGGCGAGCCTTGGCCCCCTGCTGGTCTTCCAACCGGCGCGGCTTCCGCTCTATGTGGGGATTTTCGGCCTGGGCGCCTACGCCAGGCAGAGACGCTGGTTCACCGTCTTCGGAATTCCCGGTCCGGCGTGGTGCTGGGGGCTGCTCTCCGCCGTCGGCTTCGCGGCCATGATCGCCAGCGGCATGGCCAACCTCGCGCCCGGGGAGAAGTTCCTCCTCGTGCCTGCGGCGCACGGATTGGCCCGGACCTTCTTCGCCCTGGCCTTCCTCGGCCTGCTCGCGGTCGTCGCCCGGCGCCGCTGGAACGGCTCCGGGGCGATCAGCGCGAGCCTCGCGGCGGCCTCCTACGACACCTACCTGATCCACCTGCCGCTGGTCGTGGTGCTGCAGTATCTGCTCGCGGGCGCGGCCCTGCCGGGCCTGGCCAAGTTCGGGCTCGTCCTTGCCGGGAGCGTCCCGGCCTGCCTCGGCGCGAGCGCGCTCCTGGAGCGCCGCAGGATGGTCTGGGCCCCGGCCGGGGTCCTGGCCGTGTTCGGGACCTGCCTGCTCGCCTGGGGCTGA
- a CDS encoding YaiI/YqxD family protein, with protein MSGRFPAAWPPTIWVDDDACPSAIREIVLRASKRLGLPVRLVANRPRMVDGADPALVVAVRVPGGFDEADRHIAEHVAPGDLVVTADVPLAAQVVERGATGLNPRGEVYDAGNVRGKLTMRNFMQEMRDMGLAQGGPAPLGPRDRQLFAASLDRILTTQQRAAQDAGPGA; from the coding sequence ATGAGCGGGAGGTTTCCGGCGGCCTGGCCACCGACTATCTGGGTGGACGACGACGCCTGTCCTTCGGCCATCCGCGAGATCGTGCTGCGCGCCTCCAAGAGGCTCGGCCTGCCCGTGCGCCTGGTGGCCAACCGGCCGCGCATGGTCGACGGCGCCGATCCCGCCCTGGTCGTCGCCGTGCGCGTCCCGGGCGGCTTCGACGAGGCGGACAGGCACATCGCGGAGCACGTCGCGCCCGGCGACCTCGTGGTCACGGCGGACGTGCCGCTGGCGGCGCAGGTGGTGGAGCGGGGCGCCACGGGGCTCAACCCGCGCGGCGAGGTCTACGACGCGGGCAACGTGCGCGGCAAGCTGACCATGCGCAACTTCATGCAGGAGATGCGCGACATGGGGCTGGCCCAGGGCGGTCCCGCGCCGCTCGGCCCGCGCGACCGCCAGCTCTTCGCCGCGAGCCTGGACCGCATCCTGACCACGCAGCAGCGGGCCGCGCAGGACGCAGGCCCCGGCGCATGA